In Prunus dulcis chromosome 1, ALMONDv2, whole genome shotgun sequence, the following are encoded in one genomic region:
- the LOC117615521 gene encoding metallophosphoesterase 1-like, which translates to MAVGWKPLLPLIAVSALFIYEEWVSSPSCKRVPSPNLHGHEPNQDHPDDLKVMMVANLLLLGSEAGYFNLLFRDYYLSRFFTNSFRTLKPDMLLVLGDISARGYKLPNSKYISVIHQFQRVVGPFLGLPLHVVLGDRDIGECDKLSSDLVSWVSGRFPGLDSAGCGAFEIGNVSFVSLNAVALLCGNNELRFSVEKVVESESMDFQMGSELEGMDENGRVRKKVYEFGWRENAMSSGSGPVLLLHFPLSQTVAAANYDRSRSSSILDGRGRVGTGPYNLLHKLPPNATEYIFQALKPRIVFSAHTQEFHDHFHPDGTREVTVPAMTWNARDDPGFVVAIFRRNKGEVSVSYCSLARESHVLIAYVTLLILLVPMMVFPSTPNLRCLTQS; encoded by the exons ATGGCGGTTGGGTGGAAGCCATTGTTGCCCCTAATCGCAGTCTCAGCTCTGTTCATCTATGAAGAGTGGGTCTCATCTCCTTCCTGCAAAAGGGTACCTAGCCCTAACCTCCATGGCCATGAACCCAACCAGGACCACCCAGACGACCTCAAGGTCATGATGGTCGCCAATCTCCTCCTCCTGGGCTCCGAGGCCGGCTACTTCAACCTCCTCTTCAGAGACTACTACTTGTCCAGGTTCTTCACG AATTCTTTCCGAACTTTGAAGCCCGATATGCTGTTAGTGTTGGGCGATATCTCGGCCCGAGGTTACAAATTGCCGAATTCCAAGTACATTTCGGTGATTCACCAGTTTCAGCGTGTTGTGGGTCCATTTCTCGGGCTGCCACTTCACGTTGTTCTTGGCGACCGAGATATCGGAGAGTGCGATAAGCTAAGTTCGGATTTGGTGAGTTGGGTTTCGGGTAGATTTCCGGGTCTTGACTCTGCCGGTTGTGGAGCCTTCGAAATCGGTAATGTGAGTTTCGTGTCTCTAAATGCCGTGGCTTTGCTTTGCGGGAACAATGAGCTGAGGTTCAGTGTGGAGAAGGTGGTGGAGAGTGAAAGCATGGATTTTCAGATGGGAAGCGAGCTGGAGGGAATGGATGAGAATGGGCGAGTGAGGAAGAAGGTTTATGAGTTTGGGTGGAGAGAGAATGCTATGTCATCTGGGTCTGGTCCTGTGCTCTTGCTTCACTTCCCATTAAGCCAAACTGTAGCTGCTGCTAACTATGATAGGAGCAGGAGTTCAAGCATATTGGACGGCAG GGGTCGTGTTGGTACAGGGCCATACAATTTGTTACACAAGCTACCTCCAAATGCTACTGAATATATCTTTCAAGCTCTCAAACCAAG GATTGTTTTCAGTGCCCACACTCAGGAATTCCATGATCACTTCCACCCAGATGGGACTCGCGAGGTGACTGTTCCTGCCATGACATGGAATGCAAGGGATGATCCTGGATTTGTTGTTGCCATTTTCCGAAGGAACAAAGGAGAAGTAAGCGTCAGCTATTGCTCTCTAGCTAGGGAATCTCACGTTCTAATTGCCTATGTAACTCTTCTGATTCTTTTAGTACCAATGATGGTTTTCCCAAGCACGCCTAATTTAAGATGTTTAACACAAAGTTGA
- the LOC117615069 gene encoding probable beta-D-xylosidase 7 — translation MKLQALTPPTPLFFFFFFTTLLFSPTESTQPPYACDSSQPSTSSYPFCKTTLPINQRVQDLVSRLTLDEKISQLVNSAPSIPRLGIPSYEWWSEALHGVADVGKGINLYGTISNATSFPQVILTAASFNEHLWYRIGQVIGTEARALYNAGQATGMTFWAPNINIFRDPRWGRGQETPGEDPLVVGKYAVSYVRGVQGDSFEGGKLKVGGRLQASACCKHFTAYDLDNWKSVTRFGFDARVSEQDLADTYQPPFKSCVQQGQASGIMCAYNRVNGVPSCADYNLLTKVARGQWDFHGYITSDCDAVSIIRDVQGYAKTPEDAVGDVLKAGMDVNCGSYLKDHTKSAVQQKKLDVSEIDRALHNLFSIRMRLGLFDGSPLEQPYGNIGPDQACSKEHQALALEAAQDGIVLLKNSGRLLPLPKSKAISLAVIGPNANASEALLGNYHGRPCKSITPLKALQGYAKYTNYEAGCDTVKCPQATIDKAVEAAKAADYVVLIMGLDQSQEREAHDRRHLGLPGKQQELISSVAKAAKKPVILVILSGGPVDITPAKYDKKIGGILWAGYPGEAGGIALAEIIFGDHNPGGRLPVTWYTQDYVKVPMTDMRMRPDTKTGYPGRTYRFYKGGNVYHFGFGLSYSNYIYEFASAIAQNKLYLNESSISPKVESSDSGHFRLIPDLSEEFCEKKKFPVRVAVKNHGEMVGKHPVLLFVGQKNPNNGSPMKQLVGFQSVILSAGERAELEFILNPCEHLSHANEGGLMVVEEGSYFLQVGDVEYPLDIIV, via the exons ATGAAGCTTCAAGCTCTCACTCCTCCCAcacctcttttcttcttcttcttcttcaccacCCTCCTCTTTTCCCCTACCGAGTCAACGCAGCCTCCATATGCCTGTGACTCGTCCCAGCCATCAACCAGCTCCTACCCTTTCTGCAAAACCACCCTCCCCATCAACCAAAGAGTCCAGGACCTGGTCTCGCGCCTCACATTGGATGAGAAAATCTCCCAACTAGTTAACTCGGCCCCTTCGATTCCCCGACTCGGCATCCCGAGTTACGAGTGGTGGTCCGAGGCATTACACGGCGTCGCCGACGTCGGCAAAGGAATCAATCTTTACGGCACCATTTCTAACGCCACCAGCTTCCCTCAAGTCATCCTCACCGCCGCCTCCTTCAACGAACACCTCTGGTACCGCATTGGCCAG GTGATTGGGACTGAAGCTAGGGCATTGTACAATGCTGGGCAAGCAACAGGGATGACATTTTGGGCACCGAACATTAACATTTTCAGGGACCCAAGGTGGGGGAGAGGGCAGGAGACACCTGGCGAAGACCCATTGGTGGTAGGCAAATACGCCGTGTCGTATGTGAGAGGCGTTCAAGGCGATTCTTTTGAAGGAGGGAAGCTCAAGGTCGGTGGTCGTCTTCAAGCTTCTGCTTGCTGCAAGCATTTCACAGCTTATGATTTGGACAACTGGAAAAGCGTCACGCGTTTTGGCTTCGATGCTCGT GTGAGTGAACAAGACCTAGCAGACACGTACCAGCCTCCATTCAAGAGCTGCGTGCAGCAAGGCCAAGCCAGTGGCATAATGTGTGCTTATAATCGTGTGAATGGGGTTCCAAGCTGCGCAGATTACAATCTCCTAACCAAGGTTGCTAGAGGCCAATGGGATTTTCATGG GTACATCACGTCGGACTGCGATGCGGTGTCCATCATTCGCGATGTGCAGGGGTACGCTAAAACGCCCGAAGATGCAGTCGGTGATGTGCTCAAAGCAG GCATGGACGTGAACTGTGGATCCTACTTGAAGGATCACACTAAATCTGCAGTTCAGCAGAAAAAGCTGGATGTGTCAGAAATAGACAGAGCCCTCCACAACCTCTTCTCTATAAGGATGAGGTTAGGCCTGTTTGACGGCAGTCCACTCGAGCAACCTTATGGCAACATTGGTCCAGACCAAGCGTGCTCCAAGGAGCACCAGGCTTTAGCCCTTGAAGCTGCTCAAGATGGCATAGTGCTTTTGAAAAACTCTGGCAGACTTCTCCCATTGCCTAAATCAAAAGCCATTTCTCTTGCTGTCATTGGTCCCAATGCCAATGCTTCAGAAGCACTTCTTGGAAATTATCATGGCCGTCCATGTAAATCCATAACCCCCTTAAAAGCATTGCAGGGTTATGCTAAGTACACAAATTATGAAGCAGGCTGTGACACAGTCAAGTGTCCCCAAGCTACAATTGATAAAGCAGTTGAAGCAGCAAAAGCAGCAGATTATGTGGTTTTGATTATGGGGCTGGACCAAAGTCAAGAGAGAGAGGCGCATGACAGAAGGCACTTGGGTCTGCCTGGAAAGCAACAGGAACTCATTTCCAGTGTGGCTAAAGCTGCTAAAAAACCTGTTATTCTTGTGATTCTTAGTGGGGGTCCAGTTGACATAACTCCAGCCAAGTATGACAAAAAAATTGGAGGCATCTTGTGGGCTGGATATCCTGGTGAAGCCGGAGGAATTGCCCTTGCTGAAATCATCTTTGGTGATCACAATCCAG GTGGAAGACTGCCAGTGACTTGGTACACACAAGATTATGTCAAGGTACCAATGACAGACATGAGGATGAGGCCTGACACAAAAACAGGTTATCCTGGGCGCACTTACAGATTCTACAAAGGCGGAAATGTTTATCACTTTGGTTTTGGCCTCAGCTACTCCAACTACATTTATGAGTTTGCCTCCGCCATAGCTCAAAACAAGCTATACTTAAATGAATCATCCATTAGTCCCAAAGTTGAGTCCTCAGACTCCGGCCATTTCCGGTTAATCCCAGATTTAAGTGAAGAATTCTGTGAGAAAAAGAAGTTCCCAGTCAGAGTTGCGGTCAAAAATCATGGGGAGATGGTTGGTAAGCACCCTGTGTTGCTTTTTGTGGGTCAGAAGAATCCCAACAATGGAAGCCCAATGAAACAGTTGGTTGGATTTCAGAGTGTGATATTAAGTGCTGGGGAAAGAGCTGAACTTGAATTCATTTTGAACCCTTGTGAGCACCTCAGCCATGCAAATGAGGGTGGTTTGATGGTAGTGGAAGAAGGTTCTTATTTCTTGCAAGTAGGAGATGTAGAGTACCCTCTTGATATCATAGTTTGA
- the LOC117619620 gene encoding MDIS1-interacting receptor like kinase 2-like, whose product MYEEIIRAIEDFDSIYCIGNGGHGSVYRVNFSSGDVVAVKKLHMLWDRETKFKKEFLNEVRALSEIRHRNIVKLYGFCAHKRHSFLVYEYLERGSLAAMLRKNEEAKELGWSKRVNIVKGLAHALSYMHHDCLPPIVHRDISSKNILLDSEYEACVSDFGTAKFLNPDSTNWTTAAGTYGYMAPELAYTMEVNENCDVYSFGVVTLEIIMGKHPGDLFSSLLSISSSSSSSSSSSSSSALAAHQIPIVDVLDQRISPPTHQVANEVVSLVKIAFSCLNSSPKSRPTMKQVSHFLSTPMLHLSKPIHMMTCGELLALDPLAT is encoded by the exons ATGTATGAGGAAATCATAAGGGCAATAGAAGATTTTGATTCCATATACTGCATTGGGAATGGAGGACACGGAAGCGTCTACAGGGTGAATTTTTCATCTGGAGATGTAGTGGCCGTGAAGAAACTCCATATGCTATGGGATAGAGAGACAAAATTTAAGAAGGAGTTCTTGAATGAAGTAAGGGCACTCAGTGAGATAAGACATCGGAATATTGTGAAGCTCTATGGTTTCTGCGCACATAAACGACACTCATTTTTGGTGTATGAGTATCTTGAAAGAGGTAGCTTGGCCGCAATGTTGAGGAAAAATGAAGAAGCTAAAGAGTTGGGGTGGAGTAAAAGAGTGAATATTGTTAAAGGCTTAGCTCATGCCTTATCTTACATGCACCATGATTGCCTGCCCCCGATTGTACATCGTGACATCTCAAGCAAGAACATTTTGTTGGATTCTGAATATGAGGCATGTGTTTCAGACTTTGGCACAGCTAAGTTTTTAAATCCAGACTCAACTAATTGGACTACCGCTGCAGGCACGTATGGCTACATGGCACCAG AGCTTGCTTACACGATGGAAGTGAATGAGAACTGCGatgtttatagctttggtGTGGTCACATTGGAAATAATTATGGGAAAGCATCCTGGAGATCTTTTCTCGTCTTTGTTATCAATCTcttcatcctcctcctcctcatcatcatcctcatcatcatctgcATTAGCAGCCCATCAAATACCAATTGTGGATGTTTTGGACCAACGCATTTCCCCTCCTACGCATCAAGTTGCAAATGAAGTGGTCTCTCTTGTGAAGATAGCATTTTCATGCTTGAATTCCAGCCCAAAATCTCGTCCAACAATGAAACAAGTTTCTCATTTCCTCTCAACTCCGATGCTGCATTTGTCGAAGCCGATACATATGATGACATGTGGTGAATTGCTTGCTCTTGATCCTTTGGCTACCTGA
- the LOC117619632 gene encoding probable leucine-rich repeat receptor-like protein kinase At1g35710 produces the protein MTSFTSAKLCFLPYCLVIFLFVSSPNWVAFPSATSTSHTEAEALLKWKASFFPNQALNNLTWYDLPTHNINATNSSSTNPKPRTSPCTWTGVSCNAVGSVSKLNLSTCGIQGTLHEFSFLSFPNLEYLDLSLNRLFDAIPPQISNLSKLHYLHLSQNQFSGRIPPEIGLLRNLKFLHLSWNNLLGEIPKEIGNLKSLVYLALSYNNLSGVIPPNIGNLINLNNLYMGKNQLSGLIPKEIGNLKSLVDLGLYYNSLSGLIPPNIGNLINLKTLYLYSNQLSGLIPKEIGNLKSLVDLELSYNNLSGVIPPNIGNLINLNTLYLHHNQLSGLIPREIGNLKSLVDLELSYNNLSDVIPPNIGSLININTLYLRNNQLSGLIPKEIGNLKSLVYLGLGDNQLNGSIPISISELHNLEYFYLGDNQLSGPIPKEIENLKKLTNLQLGVNQFSGYLPQNICQAGKLTNFTASKNYLTGPIPKSLKNCTSLFRLRLDQNQFTGNISEDFGVYPNLHFIDVKP, from the coding sequence ATGACATCTTTCACTTCCGCTAAACTTTGCTTCCTCCCTTATTGCCTTGTCATCTTCTTGTTTGTTTCATCACCAAATTGGGTTGCTTTTCCTTCTGCTACTTCTACTTCTCATACTGAGGCAGAGGCTCTTCTCAAATGGAAAGCCAgcttctttccaaatcaagccCTCAATAACCTCACCTGGTACGACCTTCCCACTCATAATATTAATGCCACCAATTCTTCCAGCACCAATCCAAAACCAAGAACAAGCCCATGCACTTGGACTGGTGTTTCATGCAACGCAGTTGGAAGTGTCAGCAAGCTAAACCTTTCCACTTGTGGTATTCAAGGTACGCTACATGAGTTTTCATTCTTGTCCTTCCCTAATCTTGAATATCTTGACCTCAGCTTGAACAGACTCTTTGATGCCATCCCACCTCAAATTAGTAACCTCTCCAAACTCCACTATCTTCATCTCTCCCAGAATCAGTTCTCTGGGAGAATTCCACCAGAAATTGGTCTCTTAAGAAATCTTAagtttcttcatctctctTGGAATAACTTGTTGGGGGAAATTCCTAAAGAGATAGGCAACCTGAAATCTCTTGTATATCTAGCATTGTCCTACAACAATTTAAGTGGTGTCATCCCTCCAAATATTGGTAACTTAATAAACCTAAATAATTTGTACATGGGTAAAAATCAACTTTCTGGTTTGATTCCCAAGGAGATAGGGAACTTGAAATCTCTTGTAGATCTAGGCTTGTACTACAACAGTTTAAGTGGTCTCATCCCTCCAAATATTGGTAACTTAATAAACCTAAAAACTTTGTACTTGTATTCCAATCAACTTTCTGGTTTGATTCCCAAGGAGATAGGGAACTTGAAATCTCTTGTAGATCTAGAGTTGTCCTATAACAATTTAAGTGGTGTCATCCCTCCAAATATTGGTAACTTAATAAACCTAAACACTTTGTACTTGCATCACAATCAACTTTCTGGTTTGATTCCCAGGGAGATAGGGAACTTGAAATCTCTTGTAGATCTAGAGTTGTCCTACAACAATTTAAGTGATGTCATCCCTCCAAATATTGGTAGCTTAATAAACATAAACACTTTGTATTTGCGTAACAATCAACTTTCTGGTTTGATTCCCAAGGAGATAGGGAACTTGAAATCTCTTGTATATCTAGGCTTGGGCGATAATCAACTCAATGGTTCAATTCCTATTTCAATCAGTGAGTTGCACAACTTGGAATACTTTTACCTAGGTGATAACCAACTTTCCGGACCCATCCCCAAGGAGATAGAGAATCTCAAGAAGTTGACTAATTTGCAGTTGGGTGTAAACCAATTTTCTGGTTACCTGCCCCAAAATATTTGCCAAGCTGGAAAACTCACAAACTTTACAGCAAGCAAAAACTATTTGACTGGTCCAATCCCCAAAAGCTTGAAAAACTGCACGAGTTTATTCAGACTCCGTCTTGACCAGAACCAATTCACAGGCAATATATCTGAAGACTTTGGCGTTTATCCGAACCTTCATTTTATAGATGTAAAGCCATAA
- the LOC117619640 gene encoding MDIS1-interacting receptor like kinase 2-like produces the protein MYEEIIRATEDFDSIYCIGNGGHGSVYRVNFSSGDVVAVKKLHMLWDGETKFQKEFLNEVRALSEIRHRNIVKLYDFCAHKRHSFLVYEYLERGSLATMLSKNEEAKELGWSKRVNIVKGLAHALSYMHHDCLPPIVHCDISSKNILLDSEYEACVSDFGTSKFLNPDSTNWTAAAGTYGYMEPKLAYTMEVNENCDVYSFGVVTLEIIMGKHPGDLFSSLLSISSSSSSSSSSSSSSALAAHQIPIVDVLDQRISPPTHQVANEVVSLVKIAFSCLNSSPKSRPTMKQVSHFLSTQMLHLSKPVHMMTCGELLGLDPLGT, from the exons ATGTATGAGGAAATCATAAGGGCAACAGAAGATTTTGATTCCATATACTGCATTGGGAATGGAGGACATGGAAGCGTCTACAGGGTGAATTTTTCATCTGGAGATGTAGTGGCTGTGAAGAAACTCCATATGCTATGGGATGGCGagacaaaatttcaaaaggaGTTCTTGAATGAAGTAAGGGCACTCAGTGAGATAAGACATCGGAATATTGTGAAGCTCTATGATTTCTGCGCACATAAACGACACTCGTTTTTGGTGTATGAGTATCTTGAAAGAGGTAGCTTGGCCACAATGTTGAGCAAAAATGAAGAAGCTAAAGAGTTGGGGTGGAGTAAAAGAGTGAATATTGTTAAAGGCTTAGCTCATGCCTTGTCTTACATGCACCACGATTGCCTGCCACCGATTGTACATTGTGACATCTCCAGCAAGAACATTTTGTTGGATTCTGAATATGAGGCATGTGTTTCAGACTTTGGCACATCTAAGTTTTTAAATCCAGACTCAACTAATTGGACTGCAGCTGCAGGCACGTATGGCTACATGGAACCAA AGCTTGCTTACACAATGGAAGTGAATGAGAACTGCGatgtttatagctttggtGTGGTCACATTGGAAATAATTATGGGAAAGCATCCTGGAGATCTTTTCTCGTCTTTGTTATCAATCTcttcatcctcctcctcctcatcatcatcctcatcatcatctgcATTAGCAGCCCATCAAATACCAATTGTGGATGTTTTGGACCAACGCATTTCCCCTCCTACGCATCAAGTTGCAAATGAAGTGGTCTCTCTTGTGAAGATAGCATTTTCATGCTTGAATTCCAGCCCGAAATCTCGTCCAACAATGAAACAAGTTTCTCATTTCCTCTCAACTCAGATGTTGCATTTGTCAAAGCCGGTACATATGATGACATGTGGTGAACTGCTTGGTCTTGATCCTTTGGGTACCTGa
- the LOC117619651 gene encoding probable leucine-rich repeat receptor-like protein kinase At1g35710, protein MTSFTSAKLCFLPYCLVIFLFVSSPNWVAFSSATSTSHTEAESLLKWKASFFPNQALNNLTWYDLPTHNINATNSSSTNPKPRTSPCTWTGVSCNAVGSVSKLNLSTCGIQGTLHEFSFLSFPNLEYLDLSLNRLFDAIPPQISNLSKLHYLHLSQNQFSGRIPPEIGLLRNLKFLHLSWNNLLGEIPKEIGNLKSLVYLALSYNNLSGVIPPNIGNLINLNNLYMGKNQLSGLIPKEIGNLKSLVDLGLYYNSLSGLIPPNIGNLINLKTLYLYSNQLSGLIPKEIGNLKSLVDLELSYNNLSGVIPPNIGNLINLNTLYLHHNQLSGLIPREIGNLKSLVDLELCSNNLSGLIPPNIGNLINLNTLYLYSNQLSGLIPKEIGNLKSLVNLSLSYNNLSDVIPPNIGNLINLNNLYLNDNQLSGLIPKEIGNLKSLVNLDLSNNSLSGLIPPNIGNLIKLNTLYLSNNNLSGLIPPNIGNLINLNTLYLYSNQISGLIPKEIGNLKSLVDLELSSNQLNGSIPASFSNLSNLEILFLRDNQLSGSIPQELENLKNLILLVLDTNQLSGYLPRNICQGGKLTNLSVHTNYFTGPIPKSLKNCKGLFRVRLDQNQLTSNISEDFGVYPNLDFMDMSHNNLYGEISHNWGQCPNLETLRMAGNNLIGSIPPEIGNATKIHVLDLSSNHLVGLIPREFRKLSSLVELMLNGNKLSGCIPSEFGSLNDLEYLDLSTNKFNESIPSILGDLLKLHYLNLSNNKLAQAIPFKLGKLGQLNYMDLSHNSLEGKIPSEMGSMQSLVTLDLSHNNLSGSIPSSFEEMRGLSYVDISYNHLEGPLPNISAFREAPPERLKGNKGFAKKEEASRY, encoded by the exons ACTGAGGCAGAGTCTCTTCTCAAATGGAAAGCCAgcttctttccaaatcaagccCTCAATAACCTCACCTGGTACGACCTTCCCACTCATAATATTAATGCCACCAATTCTTCCAGCACCAATCCAAAACCAAGAACAAGCCCATGCACTTGGACTGGTGTTTCATGCAACGCAGTTGGAAGTGTCAGCAAGCTAAACCTTTCCACTTGTGGTATTCAAGGTACGCTACATGAGTTTTCATTCTTGTCCTTCCCTAATCTTGAATATCTTGACCTCAGCTTGAACAGACTCTTTGATGCCATCCCACCTCAAATTAGTAACCTCTCCAAACTCCACTATCTTCATCTCTCCCAGAATCAGTTCTCTGGGAGAATTCCACCAGAAATTGGTCTCTTAAGAAATCTTAagtttcttcatctctctTGGAATAACTTGTTGGGGGAAATTCCTAAAGAGATAGGCAACCTGAAATCTCTTGTATATCTAGCATTGTCCTACAACAATTTAAGTGGTGTCATCCCTCCAAATATTGGTAACTTAATAAACCTAAATAATTTGTACATGGGTAAAAATCAACTTTCTGGTTTGATTCCCAAGGAGATAGGGAACTTGAAATCTCTTGTAGATCTAGGCTTGTACTACAACAGTTTAAGTGGTCTCATCCCTCCAAATATTGGTAACTTAATAAACCTAAAAACTTTGTACTTGTATTCCAATCAACTTTCTGGTTTGATTCCCAAGGAGATAGGGAACTTGAAATCTCTTGTAGATCTAGAGTTGTCCTATAACAATTTAAGTGGTGTCATCCCTCCAAATATTGGTAACTTAATAAACCTAAACACTTTGTACTTGCATCACAATCAACTTTCTGGTTTGATTCCCAGGGAGATAGGGAACTTGAAATCTCTTGTAGATCTAGAGTTGTGCTCCAACAATTTAAGTGGTCTCATCCCTCCAAATATTGGTAACTTAATAAACCTAAACACTTTGTACTTGTATTCCAATCAACTTTCTGGTTTGATTCCCAAGGAGATAGGGAACTTGAAATCTCTTGTAAATCTATCGTTGTCCTACAACAATTTAAGTGATGTCATCCCTCCAAATATTGGTAacttaattaacctaaacaatTTGTACTTGAATGACAATCAACTTTCTGGTTTGATTCCCAAGGAGATAGGAAACTTGAAATCTCTTGTAAATCTAGACTTGTCCAACAACAGTTTAAGTGGTCTCATCCCTCCAAATATTGGTAACTTAATAAAGCTAAACACTTTGTACTTGTCCAACAACAATTTAAGTGGTCTCATCCCTCCAAATATTGGTAACTTAATAAACCTAAACACTTTGTACTTGTATTCCAATCAAATTTCTGGTTTGATTCCCAAGGAGATAGGGAACTTGAAATCTCTTGTAGATCTAGAGTTGAGCTCTAATCAACTTAACGGTTCAATTCCAGCCTCATTTTCTAACTTGAGCAACTTGGAGATCTTATTCCTACGTGATAACCAACTTTCCGGCTCCATTCCCCAAGAGTTAGAGAATCTCAAGAATTTGATTCTCCTGGTGTTGGATACAAACCAATTGTCTGGTTATTTGCCTCGAAATATCTGCCAAGGTGGAAAACTCACAAACTTGTCAGTACACACAAACTATTTTACTGGTCCAATCCCCAAAAGCTTGAAAAATTGCAAGGGCTTATTCAGAGTTCGTCTTGACCAAAACCAATTGACAAGCAATATATCTGAAGACTTTGGTGTTTATCCGAATCTTGATTTTATGGATATGAGCCACAACAACTTGTATGGAGAAATCTCTCACAACTGGGGACAATGCCCAAATTTGGAAACCCTGCGAATGGCAGGAAACAACCTTATTGGTAGCATCCCACCTGAGATAGGCAACGCAACCAAAATTCATGTGCTGGACCTTTCTTCAAATCATTTAGTTGGGTTGATCCCAAGAGAATTCAGGAAGTTGTCTTCGTTGGTGGAGTTGATGTTGAATGGAAATAAACTTTCAGGTTGTATACCGTCAGAATTCGGATCATTGAATGATCTTGAATATCTTGACTTGTcaacaaacaaattcaatGAGTCAATTCCAAGCATTCTAGGTGACTTGCTCAAATTGCACTACTTGAATTTGAGCAACAACAAGTTGGCTCAAGCAATTCCATTTAAGTTAGGGAAGTTAGGTCAATTGAATTACATGGATTTAAGTCATAACTCTCTTGAAGGTAAGATACCATCAGAAATGGGCAGTATGCAGAGTTTGGTGACACTTGATCTTTCCCACAACAATCTTTCGGGTTCCATACCATCAAGTTTTGAAGAGATGCGCGGCTTGTCGTACGTTGACATATCCTACAATCACTTGGAAGGTCCCCTTCCCAACATCAGTGCATTTCGAGAAGCTCCACCAGAAAGATTGAAAGGGAACAAAGGATT tgcaaagaaagaagaagcatCAAGATACTAA